One region of Streptomyces davaonensis JCM 4913 genomic DNA includes:
- the paaN gene encoding phenylacetic acid degradation protein PaaN, producing MAAALTPHDLIAKHRPTLDQALEAIRTRAYWSPHPEHPKAYGENGSLDMAAGKAAFDALLGTRIDLGQPGTDGWVGGEVSPYGLALGVEYPHADVDVLLPAMRAGQRAWRDAGAEIRAVVCVEILKRISDRTHEFAHAVMHTSGQAFMMAFQAGGPHAQDRGLEAVAYAYVEQVRTPDTAEWTKPQGKKDPLALTKAFTAVPRGIALMIGCNTFPTWNGYPGLFASLATGNAVLVKPHPRAVLPLALTVQVAREVLAEAGFDPNLVALAAERPGEGIAKTLAVRSEIRIIDYTGSTAFGDWLEANARQAQVYTEKAGVNTVLVESTDNYKGMLSNLAFSLSLYSGQMCTTPQNLLIPRDGIRTEDGPRTYDEVVADIARAVDGLLGDDARANALLGAIVNPDVKARLEAAAGLGEVALASREVANPDFPDAVVRTPVIVKLDGAKPDDEAAYMNECFGPVSFAVAMDSAADAVSLLRRTVRDKGAMTVGAYTVDSEVEQAVQEVCLEEAAQLSLNLTGGVYVNQTAAFSDFHGSGGNPAANAALCDGAFVANRFRVVEVRREA from the coding sequence TGGAAGCGATCCGCACGCGCGCGTACTGGTCCCCGCACCCCGAGCACCCCAAGGCCTACGGCGAGAACGGCAGCCTGGACATGGCGGCGGGCAAGGCCGCCTTCGACGCCCTCCTCGGCACCCGGATCGACCTCGGCCAGCCCGGCACCGACGGCTGGGTGGGCGGCGAGGTCTCCCCGTACGGCCTGGCGCTGGGCGTGGAGTACCCGCACGCGGACGTGGACGTGCTGCTGCCCGCCATGAGGGCCGGACAGCGGGCCTGGCGGGACGCGGGCGCGGAGATCCGCGCGGTGGTCTGCGTGGAGATCCTCAAGCGGATCAGCGACCGCACCCACGAGTTCGCGCACGCGGTCATGCACACCTCGGGCCAGGCGTTCATGATGGCGTTCCAGGCAGGCGGCCCGCACGCGCAGGACCGCGGCCTGGAGGCCGTGGCGTACGCGTATGTGGAGCAGGTCCGCACGCCCGACACCGCGGAGTGGACCAAGCCGCAGGGCAAGAAGGACCCGCTCGCGCTGACCAAGGCGTTCACGGCGGTACCGCGCGGGATCGCGCTGATGATCGGCTGCAACACCTTCCCCACCTGGAACGGCTACCCGGGCCTGTTCGCCTCGCTCGCCACGGGCAACGCGGTGCTGGTGAAGCCGCACCCGCGCGCGGTGCTGCCGCTCGCGCTCACCGTGCAGGTCGCGCGCGAGGTGCTCGCCGAGGCCGGGTTCGACCCGAACCTGGTCGCGCTGGCCGCCGAGCGGCCCGGTGAGGGCATCGCCAAGACGCTCGCCGTGCGGTCCGAGATCCGGATCATCGACTACACCGGTTCGACCGCCTTCGGCGACTGGCTGGAGGCCAACGCCCGCCAGGCGCAGGTCTACACGGAGAAGGCCGGCGTCAACACGGTGCTCGTGGAGTCCACCGACAACTACAAGGGCATGCTGTCCAACCTGGCGTTCTCGCTGTCGCTGTACAGCGGGCAGATGTGCACGACGCCGCAGAACCTGCTGATCCCCCGGGACGGCATCCGCACCGAGGACGGGCCGCGGACGTACGACGAGGTCGTCGCGGACATCGCCCGCGCGGTGGACGGACTCCTCGGTGACGACGCCCGCGCGAACGCGCTGCTCGGCGCGATCGTCAACCCGGACGTCAAGGCACGCCTCGAGGCCGCGGCGGGACTGGGTGAAGTCGCCCTCGCATCCCGCGAGGTGGCGAACCCGGACTTCCCCGATGCGGTCGTCCGCACGCCGGTCATCGTCAAGCTGGACGGGGCCAAGCCGGACGACGAGGCCGCGTACATGAACGAGTGCTTCGGCCCGGTGTCCTTCGCGGTGGCCATGGACTCCGCCGCGGACGCGGTGTCGCTGCTGCGGCGGACGGTTCGGGACAAGGGTGCGATGACGGTCGGGGCGTACACCGTCGACTCCGAGGTCGAGCAGGCGGTGCAGGAGGTCTGTCTGGAGGAAGCGGCGCAGTTGTCGCTGAATCTGACGGGCGGGGTGTACGTCAACCAGACCGCGGCCTTCTCCGACTTCCACGGCTCGGGCGGCAACCCGGCGGCCAACGCGGCGCTGTGCGACGGGGCGTTCGTCGCGAACCGCTTCCGCGTGGTCGAGGTTCGGCGGGAGGCCTAA
- a CDS encoding TrmH family RNA methyltransferase — protein MTTPVTTWHRLAGTAVLLDGFHALKHAVRFGAEIPVAVATDREATLALADELAPDVRDRLSTLLTEVPEETYRALVPRPHPTAVAALAVRPSRAANLERLAARPRPTPVVLLDHPRNLGNAGAVIRLAAGFGATGVITTGTLDPWHPTVVRGGAGLHFATAVERLTPEELPSGPLFALDPEGDDIRDVKLPDDAVLAFGSERSGLSPEVRERADHLLALPMRPQVSSYNLATSVGMTLYHWSAFRGS, from the coding sequence ATGACCACCCCCGTCACCACCTGGCACCGCCTCGCCGGCACGGCCGTACTCCTGGACGGCTTCCACGCCCTCAAGCACGCGGTGCGTTTCGGGGCGGAGATCCCGGTGGCGGTGGCGACGGACCGGGAAGCGACCCTCGCGCTGGCCGACGAACTGGCCCCCGACGTACGCGACCGTCTGTCCACCCTCCTCACGGAGGTCCCGGAGGAGACGTACCGCGCCCTGGTCCCGCGCCCGCACCCCACAGCCGTAGCGGCCCTGGCGGTACGTCCGTCCCGCGCGGCGAATCTGGAGCGGTTGGCGGCGAGGCCGCGCCCCACCCCGGTGGTCCTCCTCGACCACCCCCGCAACCTCGGCAACGCGGGTGCGGTCATCCGCCTGGCCGCGGGCTTCGGCGCGACGGGCGTCATCACCACCGGCACGCTGGACCCCTGGCACCCCACGGTCGTACGAGGCGGCGCGGGCCTCCACTTCGCGACAGCGGTGGAACGCCTCACACCGGAGGAACTCCCGAGCGGCCCCCTCTTCGCCCTGGACCCCGAGGGCGACGACATCCGGGACGTGAAACTCCCGGATGACGCCGTCCTCGCCTTCGGCTCAGAACGCAGCGGCCTCTCACCAGAGGTCCGCGAACGAGCCGACCACCTGCTGGCGCTACCGATGCGCCCGCAGGTGAGCAGCTACAACCTGGCGACGAGCGTAGGAATGACGCTCTACCACTGGAGTGCCTTCAGGGGTTCTTAG
- a CDS encoding HTTM domain-containing protein, translating to MNRVALCLSAGIARVTESALGPYQTAVVRIGFAATWLLFLLRELPHRHELYGPDGPWNFALAEQLITANGAFTALIWTDGRLWFELVYALAVLFAVLLLLGWRTRTMSVLFMVGVLSLQNRSIFMGDGGDNVLHLMSIYLVFTRCGRVWSLDARRAERTGDRTDRVGPVLWGVLGLVLIMAGLAGRLDGDRTVPLILWTVWIALAVWWLVGRFARTAEPRVLLDVIANIVHNGALLVIMAEACLIYATAGWYKIQGSRWQDGTAVYYPLHLDYFSPWPALADALSASGVMVMLVTYGTVLVQVAFPFTLFNRRVKNVLLAAMMFEHAVIAVVLGLPFFSLAMIAADAVFLPTTFLRRLGAWAARIPARLPGPRKGGDMALPEPRSPENPANPDNPESPEQTHVGSAP from the coding sequence ATGAACCGTGTCGCCCTCTGCCTCTCCGCGGGCATCGCCCGGGTCACCGAGTCCGCGCTCGGCCCGTACCAGACGGCCGTGGTCCGGATCGGCTTCGCCGCGACCTGGCTGCTCTTCCTGCTGCGCGAGCTGCCCCACCGCCATGAGCTGTACGGCCCCGACGGCCCCTGGAACTTCGCGCTCGCCGAGCAGCTGATCACCGCGAACGGCGCCTTCACGGCCCTGATCTGGACCGACGGCCGGCTCTGGTTCGAGCTGGTCTACGCCCTCGCCGTCCTCTTCGCCGTCCTGCTGCTGCTCGGCTGGCGGACCCGCACGATGTCCGTGCTGTTCATGGTCGGGGTGCTGTCGCTCCAGAACCGGTCCATCTTCATGGGCGACGGCGGCGACAACGTCCTGCACCTGATGTCGATCTACCTGGTCTTCACCCGCTGCGGCCGGGTCTGGTCGCTGGACGCGCGCAGAGCGGAACGCACGGGGGACAGGACCGACCGCGTGGGTCCGGTCCTGTGGGGCGTGCTCGGTCTGGTCCTGATCATGGCCGGTCTCGCGGGCCGGCTCGACGGCGACCGGACCGTGCCGCTGATCCTGTGGACCGTGTGGATCGCGCTGGCCGTGTGGTGGCTGGTCGGGCGTTTCGCGCGCACCGCCGAGCCGCGCGTCCTGCTCGATGTGATCGCGAACATCGTGCACAACGGCGCCCTGCTCGTGATCATGGCCGAGGCCTGTCTGATCTACGCCACCGCGGGCTGGTACAAGATCCAGGGCTCCCGCTGGCAGGACGGCACCGCCGTCTACTACCCCCTGCACCTGGACTACTTCTCCCCCTGGCCGGCCCTCGCCGACGCCCTCTCGGCCAGCGGCGTCATGGTGATGCTGGTGACGTACGGGACGGTCCTGGTCCAGGTCGCCTTTCCGTTCACGCTGTTCAACCGGCGGGTCAAGAACGTCCTGCTGGCCGCGATGATGTTCGAGCACGCGGTGATCGCGGTCGTCCTCGGCCTGCCGTTCTTCTCGCTGGCGATGATCGCGGCGGACGCGGTCTTCCTGCCGACGACCTTCCTGCGCCGCCTGGGCGCCTGGGCGGCCCGGATACCGGCCCGGCTGCCGGGCCCACGCAAGGGCGGCGACATGGCACTGCCCGAGCCCCGCAGCCCGGAGAACCCCGCGAACCCCGACAACCCCGAGAGCCCGGAGCAGACCCACGTAGGCTCCGCTCCATGA
- a CDS encoding DUF5819 family protein: protein MDAYDAVGEARHGPEPRSGVAALSLRYQIAAALALAVVAVAVCVHIGMVFLHVAPSNTVSKQHGSAIEDWIYPEFEQNWKLFAPNPLQQNIAVEVRAEIREADGGMRTTGWYDLSAQDGRDIDGNLLPSHTQQNELRRAWDFLVATHDEDNRPVGLRGDLAESYLRRIVVLRLDREDAAGPGGVVQRVQVRSRTTNVQPPEWSEEKVPDNPVYRELPWWELPEDEAVDGAEGDRA from the coding sequence ATGGACGCGTACGACGCAGTGGGCGAGGCCCGGCACGGGCCGGAGCCCCGCAGCGGTGTGGCCGCGCTCTCCCTGCGCTACCAGATCGCCGCCGCCCTCGCCCTCGCCGTCGTAGCGGTCGCCGTCTGTGTCCACATCGGCATGGTCTTCCTGCACGTCGCCCCCTCCAACACGGTCAGCAAGCAGCACGGCTCGGCGATCGAGGACTGGATCTATCCGGAGTTCGAGCAGAACTGGAAGCTCTTCGCGCCCAATCCGCTCCAGCAGAACATCGCCGTGGAGGTCCGCGCCGAGATCCGCGAGGCGGACGGCGGGATGCGCACCACCGGCTGGTACGACCTGTCCGCCCAGGACGGCCGGGACATCGACGGCAACCTGCTGCCGAGCCACACCCAGCAGAACGAGCTGCGCCGGGCCTGGGACTTCCTGGTCGCCACGCACGACGAGGACAACCGCCCGGTGGGCCTGCGCGGCGATCTGGCCGAGTCCTACCTACGCCGCATCGTGGTCCTGCGCCTCGACCGCGAGGACGCGGCCGGACCCGGCGGGGTCGTGCAGCGCGTCCAGGTCCGCTCGCGGACCACGAACGTGCAGCCTCCCGAGTGGAGCGAGGAAAAGGTGCCGGACAACCCGGTGTACCGGGAGCTGCCCTGGTGGGAGCTGCCCGAGGACGAGGCAGTGGACGGGGCCGAGGGGGACCGGGCATGA
- a CDS encoding acyl-CoA dehydrogenase family protein, protein MDFTFSEEQQAAAEAARGVFAGVEPDAVPSPALTRGAVAEDFDRALWSRLADADLLSLLLAEEHGGAGLDAVALCLVLREAAGVLARVPLLEHSAALAVLQAYGGQDLESGLLARAGRGEVALTVAAHGRTGHDPAELAVTARRDGAGWVLDGAQTAVPWACDADLVVVPASADGDRAVLALVPREQDGVGLAEQYSTTGERLGELRLDSVRLAEREVVTAEGAWERLRELLTVGTCALALGLGDRVLRMTSDYTGKREQFGHPLATFQAVAVQAADRYIDLRAMEVTLWQAAWRITARAPGALPVAADVAVAKIWAAEGVRRIVQTAQHLHGGFGADVDYPLHRYHAWAKQLELSLGPAAAHEEALGDLLAAHPLG, encoded by the coding sequence GTGGACTTCACCTTCAGCGAGGAGCAGCAGGCGGCGGCCGAGGCGGCACGGGGGGTGTTCGCCGGGGTCGAGCCGGACGCCGTGCCGAGCCCCGCGCTCACCCGGGGCGCCGTGGCCGAGGACTTCGACCGCGCGCTGTGGTCCCGGCTCGCCGACGCCGACCTGCTGAGCCTGCTGCTCGCCGAGGAGCACGGCGGCGCCGGCCTGGACGCCGTGGCGCTCTGTCTCGTGCTGCGCGAGGCGGCGGGAGTGCTGGCGCGGGTGCCGCTGCTGGAGCACAGCGCCGCACTGGCCGTCCTTCAGGCGTACGGCGGCCAGGACCTGGAGTCCGGGCTGCTCGCGCGGGCCGGGCGCGGCGAGGTCGCGCTGACGGTCGCCGCGCACGGCCGTACCGGGCACGACCCGGCCGAGCTGGCGGTGACGGCGCGCCGGGACGGTGCGGGGTGGGTGCTGGACGGTGCGCAGACGGCGGTGCCGTGGGCGTGCGACGCCGATCTCGTCGTCGTACCGGCGAGCGCGGACGGTGACCGGGCCGTGCTGGCGCTGGTGCCGAGGGAACAGGACGGGGTCGGCCTCGCCGAGCAGTACTCCACCACCGGGGAGCGGCTCGGGGAGCTGCGGCTCGACTCCGTGCGGCTCGCGGAGCGGGAGGTGGTGACGGCGGAGGGCGCCTGGGAGCGGCTGCGGGAGCTGCTGACGGTCGGGACGTGTGCGCTGGCGCTCGGGCTCGGGGACCGGGTGCTGCGGATGACCAGTGACTACACCGGCAAGCGGGAGCAGTTCGGCCACCCGCTCGCCACCTTCCAGGCGGTCGCCGTGCAGGCCGCAGACCGGTACATCGACCTGCGGGCCATGGAGGTCACCCTGTGGCAGGCCGCCTGGCGGATCACGGCGCGGGCGCCGGGGGCGCTGCCGGTCGCCGCGGATGTCGCCGTGGCCAAGATCTGGGCCGCGGAGGGGGTACGGCGGATCGTGCAGACGGCGCAGCATCTGCACGGAGGGTTCGGGGCCGACGTCGACTATCCCCTGCACCGGTACCACGCCTGGGCCAAGCAGCTGGAACTGTCGCTCGGCCCGGCGGCGGCGCACGAGGAGGCGCTGGGGGACTTGCTGGCGGCGCATCCTCTGGGGTGA
- a CDS encoding rhodanese-like domain-containing protein: MPTVEVTDLKDGDFLLDVREDDEWQAGHAEGALHIPISEFVARYGELTEAAPQDGRVNVICRSGGRSAQVAMYLVQQGIDAVNVDGGMQVWAAAGRPVVTDEGKPGFVL, from the coding sequence GTGCCCACGGTCGAGGTCACGGACCTCAAGGACGGCGATTTCCTCCTGGACGTCCGCGAGGACGACGAGTGGCAGGCGGGCCACGCCGAGGGGGCGCTGCACATCCCCATCAGCGAGTTCGTCGCCCGCTACGGCGAGCTGACCGAGGCCGCCCCGCAGGACGGCCGGGTCAATGTGATCTGCCGCTCCGGAGGCCGCAGCGCCCAGGTCGCGATGTACCTGGTCCAGCAGGGCATCGACGCGGTGAACGTCGACGGCGGCATGCAGGTGTGGGCGGCCGCGGGCCGACCGGTCGTCACGGACGAGGGCAAGCCCGGCTTCGTGCTCTGA
- a CDS encoding J domain-containing protein, with protein MTTPEEDQTPRPEERLERAVRAAEQALIEYEIAVETFRVEVENFSRLHHQKLGPMYARLDDLEARIAEAKAARTGDPEDVRKAEEARARVMPMPGVEELFHGWMDGEGLFPEASAMLTDQPVRPPQRVRPSEEARKLYRELARKAHPDLAQEDGERARREEFITRVNAAYARGDEALLKELAEEWAAGPAPKERQPSPAEELYARLEWLSERKEMLTLVVRELEDSAIGSMLRLAPDDPDKLLEEIAEQLLSDVAAREAELAELLG; from the coding sequence GTGACAACCCCGGAAGAAGATCAGACCCCCCGCCCGGAAGAGCGACTCGAACGCGCCGTACGCGCAGCGGAACAGGCACTGATCGAGTACGAGATCGCCGTAGAGACCTTCCGCGTGGAGGTCGAGAACTTCTCCCGGCTGCACCACCAGAAGCTGGGCCCGATGTACGCCCGCCTCGACGATCTGGAAGCAAGGATCGCCGAGGCGAAAGCAGCCCGCACCGGTGACCCGGAGGACGTCCGCAAGGCGGAGGAGGCCCGCGCGCGGGTCATGCCGATGCCGGGCGTCGAGGAGCTGTTCCACGGCTGGATGGACGGCGAGGGCCTGTTCCCGGAGGCGTCCGCGATGCTCACGGACCAGCCGGTACGGCCCCCGCAGCGGGTCCGCCCCAGCGAGGAGGCCCGCAAGCTCTACCGCGAGCTGGCCCGCAAGGCCCACCCCGACCTGGCCCAGGAGGACGGGGAGCGGGCGCGCCGCGAGGAGTTCATCACCCGCGTCAACGCCGCGTACGCCCGGGGCGACGAGGCCCTGCTGAAGGAGCTGGCCGAGGAGTGGGCGGCGGGTCCGGCCCCGAAGGAGCGGCAGCCGAGCCCCGCCGAGGAGCTCTATGCCCGCCTCGAGTGGCTCTCCGAGCGCAAGGAGATGCTCACCCTGGTCGTACGGGAGCTGGAGGACAGCGCGATCGGCTCCATGCTGCGGCTGGCCCCGGACGACCCGGACAAGCTGCTGGAGGAGATCGCCGAGCAGCTCCTGTCCGACGTGGCCGCGCGCGAGGCGGAGCTGGCCGAACTGCTCGGGTAG
- a CDS encoding DUF2252 domain-containing protein yields the protein MFVRPGDGRGSGEAVGVIDGGAAQDSGERSSLSRRLPRVRGFAQWPGNGTPKEEGKSLRDRVPRGTHALLDLDPARPDALTAVEESNRGRIPELTPIRVGRMAATPFAFLRGSAGLMAHDLARTPMTRVLAQICGDAHAANFGLYGDPRGGLVIDLNDFDETLLGPWEWDLKRLAASLVLAGREAGAAEDTCRKAAHDAVGAYRRTMRLLAKLPVLDAWNAIADEELVSHTDAHDLLGTLERVAEKARSNTSGRFAAKSTEPTEDGGRRFVPAPPVLSSTPDKEAAEVAASLEEYVGTLSEDRLPLLARHAVHDVAFRVVGTGSVGTRSYVVLLLDHRGEPLVLQVKEARPSALVPHLATAGFETPSVAHEGRRVVLGQKRMQVVSDILLGWTTVEGRPFQVRQFRNRKGSVDPAALSPDQLDDYGRMTGALLARAHSHSADPRLIAGYCGKNEELDEAIATFAVAYADRTEADHADLVKAVREGKIAAEEGV from the coding sequence ATGTTCGTGCGGCCGGGAGACGGCCGGGGTTCGGGGGAGGCGGTCGGTGTGATCGACGGCGGTGCGGCGCAGGATTCGGGCGAGCGGAGCTCGCTGTCCCGGCGGCTGCCCCGGGTGCGCGGGTTCGCCCAGTGGCCCGGGAACGGCACCCCGAAGGAGGAGGGCAAGTCCCTGCGGGACCGCGTGCCGCGCGGTACGCACGCACTCCTCGACCTGGACCCCGCCCGCCCCGACGCCCTCACGGCGGTGGAGGAGTCCAACCGCGGCCGGATCCCCGAGCTGACGCCGATAAGGGTGGGCCGGATGGCGGCCACCCCGTTCGCCTTCCTGCGCGGATCGGCGGGCCTGATGGCCCACGACCTCGCCCGCACCCCCATGACCCGCGTCCTCGCCCAGATCTGCGGCGACGCCCACGCGGCGAACTTCGGCCTGTACGGCGACCCGCGCGGCGGACTGGTCATCGACCTGAACGACTTCGACGAGACGCTGCTCGGCCCCTGGGAGTGGGACCTGAAGCGGCTCGCGGCCTCGCTGGTGCTGGCCGGCCGGGAGGCGGGCGCCGCCGAGGACACCTGCCGCAAGGCGGCGCACGACGCGGTGGGCGCGTACCGGCGCACGATGCGGCTGCTCGCCAAGCTCCCGGTGCTGGACGCCTGGAACGCCATCGCGGACGAGGAGCTGGTCTCCCACACCGACGCCCATGACCTGCTGGGCACGCTGGAGCGGGTGGCCGAGAAGGCGCGCTCCAACACCAGCGGCCGGTTCGCGGCGAAGTCGACGGAGCCGACCGAGGACGGCGGCCGCCGCTTCGTGCCCGCACCGCCGGTGCTGAGCAGCACGCCGGACAAGGAGGCGGCGGAGGTGGCGGCCTCCCTGGAGGAATACGTCGGCACGCTCTCCGAGGACCGCCTCCCCCTGCTGGCCAGGCACGCGGTGCACGACGTGGCGTTCCGCGTGGTCGGCACGGGCAGCGTGGGCACCCGTTCCTACGTCGTCCTCCTGCTGGACCACCGGGGCGAACCGCTGGTCCTCCAGGTGAAGGAGGCCCGCCCCTCGGCACTGGTCCCGCACCTGGCGACGGCAGGCTTCGAGACCCCGTCCGTGGCACACGAGGGCCGCCGCGTGGTCCTGGGCCAGAAGCGCATGCAGGTGGTCAGCGACATCCTGCTCGGCTGGACGACGGTCGAGGGCCGCCCCTTCCAGGTACGCCAGTTCCGCAACCGCAAGGGCAGCGTGGACCCGGCCGCCCTCTCCCCCGACCAGCTCGACGACTACGGCCGCATGACCGGCGCCCTCCTGGCCCGAGCCCACTCCCACAGCGCCGACCCCCGCCTCATCGCCGGCTACTGCGGCAAGAACGAGGAACTCGACGAGGCCATAGCGACCTTCGCGGTGGCATACGCGGACCGCACGGAAGCAGATCACGCGGACCTGGTGAAGGCGGTGCGGGAGGGGAAGATCGCGGCGGAAGAAGGGGTGTGA
- a CDS encoding nitrosuccinate lyase gives MTFQLSPELAAVVDSGLLSPVRAGTPVEAAVSDAAWLAAMVEAETALVRAQARLGTVPESAAAAIVEAARPERLDLVALARASRETANPVVGFVKALTAVVAAEDPAAAEYVHRGSTSQDILDTATMLVVRRAGVLIRADLDRCAAALERLARTHRATPMAGRTLTLHAVPTTFGLKAAGWLHLVTEARRRTAALAAALPVELGGAAGTLAGYLEHANNPGDDYADRLVEAYAHETGLAPATLPWHVLRTPIADTGAVCAFLAAALGKIAVDVQSLARTEVGEVTEPAVAGRGASSAMPHKRNPVLATLIRSAALQVPQHAAVLYGAMLAEDERSGGAWHAEWQPLRECLRLAGGAAHTAVELLTGLTVDADRMRANLDLTGGQIVSERVAAVLTPLLGKAQARALLTRASHEAADRGTSLAEVLSAAPEVTRHLTAAELEELLDPTRYLGAAPGLVDRAVGGPDRAVPHRSAA, from the coding sequence ATGACCTTCCAACTCTCCCCGGAGCTCGCCGCCGTGGTGGACTCCGGGCTGCTGTCCCCGGTGCGCGCGGGTACGCCCGTGGAGGCGGCGGTGTCGGACGCGGCCTGGCTCGCGGCCATGGTCGAGGCCGAGACCGCGCTCGTGCGGGCGCAGGCCCGGCTGGGCACCGTGCCCGAGTCCGCGGCGGCGGCGATCGTCGAGGCCGCCCGACCCGAGCGGCTCGACCTGGTCGCGCTGGCCCGCGCGTCCCGCGAGACGGCCAACCCCGTCGTGGGGTTCGTGAAGGCGCTGACCGCCGTGGTCGCCGCCGAGGACCCGGCCGCCGCCGAGTACGTGCACCGCGGCTCCACCAGCCAGGACATCCTGGACACGGCCACCATGCTGGTCGTCCGCCGGGCCGGCGTGCTGATCCGGGCCGACCTCGACCGGTGCGCGGCCGCCCTGGAGCGGCTGGCCCGCACCCACCGGGCCACCCCGATGGCCGGTCGCACCCTCACCCTGCACGCGGTGCCCACCACCTTCGGCCTGAAGGCGGCGGGCTGGCTGCACCTGGTGACCGAGGCCCGCCGCCGCACGGCCGCGCTCGCTGCCGCCCTCCCGGTCGAACTGGGCGGAGCCGCAGGCACCTTGGCCGGCTACCTGGAGCACGCGAACAACCCCGGCGACGACTACGCCGACCGCCTGGTCGAGGCGTACGCGCACGAGACCGGCCTGGCCCCGGCCACCCTGCCCTGGCATGTCCTGCGGACCCCGATCGCCGACACCGGGGCGGTGTGCGCCTTCCTCGCCGCCGCGCTCGGCAAGATCGCGGTCGACGTCCAGTCGCTGGCCCGCACCGAGGTCGGCGAGGTCACCGAACCGGCGGTGGCCGGCCGGGGCGCGTCCTCGGCGATGCCGCACAAACGCAACCCCGTCCTCGCCACGCTGATCCGCTCTGCCGCGCTCCAAGTCCCGCAGCACGCGGCCGTGTTGTACGGCGCGATGCTCGCGGAGGACGAGCGCTCGGGCGGCGCCTGGCACGCCGAGTGGCAGCCCCTGCGGGAATGCCTGCGGCTGGCGGGCGGCGCGGCCCACACGGCGGTGGAACTCCTGACGGGCCTCACGGTCGACGCCGACCGCATGCGCGCCAACCTCGACCTGACCGGGGGACAGATCGTCTCCGAGCGGGTGGCGGCCGTACTGACCCCGCTGCTCGGCAAGGCGCAGGCGCGGGCGCTGCTGACTCGGGCCTCGCACGAGGCGGCGGACCGTGGGACGAGCCTCGCGGAGGTCCTCTCGGCGGCTCCGGAGGTGACTCGGCACCTGACAGCGGCGGAACTGGAGGAGTTGCTGGACCCGACCCGGTATCTGGGGGCGGCGCCGGGGCTGGTGGACCGGGCGGTGGGCGGCCCGGACCGGGCGGTACCGCACCGGTCGGCGGCATGA